The segment GTTATATTAGAATGTAAGAACAACTGACTTTGTAGTTCAAAGACACAGTGATGATGTGGCATAACTTTTTGAGAGCTTTATTAGTGACACTTTCAATAGGTACTTGACACATGGTAGTTAACATTAATTCAACTCAGAAAGTCCCATGGCTTCTGTCAACACAAGTGCTATGTAAACACCATCAAAACTGATAAAAGCTATTGCGGTTTGGATGACAAATGATGTCTTTTGGAATAAGTccttataaatgtttatgtaagtTTATGTCAGTTGTCCTGAAGAGCGTATATACACAGTAGATGTCATATAGCCTCATGATCACtgccctttttcttttcttttctttttattgtataaaataaacagtgttaCCAGCAATCTCACCTGAGTTGTGCTTGATACTGTATGTCTTCAGTTGATCGTTCCAGAAGCCCAGGGAAGCTCTTTGTCTGGTCCAGCTGTCCAGCCCTGTGGTCCTGATGTGTGCGCTGTGTTGAGGACTCTGCTGGACCTGGTGGACGAGCACTGGAATGGACAAAACTCTCTCCACCTCAATCTCAACTTTATGGGTATGCATCCATTACGAAGTGAGCTTTAGGTGATGTGAAATTTTTACTCGGcctttaaacttgaaattttatttttttggagtgACAATGGTCTCCAAGATTATTACCATACACACCATACATGGCCAAAAATTTgtgtacacctgaccatcacactcgtactgtatgtggttcttccccaaactgttgccagaaagttagaagcacaccaATGTATAAGACGTATTTGTATGCtttgtagcgttacaatttcccttcacaggGGCCCAGACCTGTTGCTGCATGACAATGCTCTTATGTGctaagcgagctccatgaaaacAAGGTTCGCTGAGATTGGAGTGGAAGACTTGGAGTATCCTGCAAAGAGAGttctactgaacacctttgaccCCAGGCCtactcacccaacatcagtgcctgacctcactaatgctcttgtgtatgaatgagcacaaatccccacagccacgctccaaaatctagtggaaagccttcccagaagagtggagcttattataacaggaaaggggactaaatctggattgggatgttcaaaaagtatgtatgagtgttatggtcaggtgtccacaatctTTTGGCTACAGTGTACAGTAGATGACAGGACCAGTCATGTTACTGGAGTTTTAACAGCCTTTGGAGTTCATCTACCTAATTTAACCTCAAACAAGGCCTTCAGTAGCATCCGAATATTAACAACAGAAGTTGGACCAGAGGAAGAACAGCGCAAAAAATCATGATCTGATAAACATATAGCACATATCATGGTTTTGGTTTCATAACGGAAACCTCCCATTTTCAAATAGGATGACAATAAGTGACATATGTTCCAGAAGTTGCAGTCAAGATATTAAATTATGAATTGTTAGAATATTTAGAATATGTTCAAATACCCCCTAACCCCAAAATACTTGAATGGCTGATACTGATTGTACAAAATGGTAGAAAAACTCACATGAATGATAAACAGCCCAATAAACCAAACACATGATATTAATGAAACATATGGTTCCAGGAAACTTTTAGACACAGAACATGCATGCTAAGCTACATGCTAAGCTAATGTTGATGTACAAAATGTCATTGTATGTTTTGACAGCTTTAgatgctgttaaataaataactttgaaTGAACTCATGCTGTAATATTACCCGTGTCCACATGTGACATATACAGGGtgagaaaaaaatctttaaaaacgTATTAACCTAGACAccaattatgtttttttttcttaatttaaatTCTTAAATAATTGTCGAAAAACTTGTATGGTTGCTCACAGCAAAAGCCATCCTCCTTCTATTACCTCTAACTAACCCGGTTCCACCATCCCAATCTGAGGACAAGTATATAAGAGGACGTAAGGATGAGCAGAAAGGAAAGCGGGAGAGCAGAGAATGGTGGGATGTGGAGAAATCAAGGCAGGTAAAGAGCATGTTGGGGAATGAACAGGGTGGAAACGAGGAGTGCGAAAGCTGCGGAGAACACCGATCAGCAATCGATGTCTCCAaagttagacagctgaagagaCAACTTGCCAAAACTCAACATGAACAGGTCTTTGTAttgcttgtgttttttgtttttttttccaaatcacATTTTTAAGACTTACTTTCTGTGTTTCCGAATAAACTTTAAATACTTCTGTGTTGAAGGAATCATTGAAGACGAGACTGATCTTGGCTTTAAAAGAGAACTTCGTTTTGCGAGCAGAGAAAATGAAGATAATCACAACTTTGGAAAATGGTGAGCATTTATATAAGGTAGAACCTGTGAATATGTAGACTTACCATGACCTACATACTGCATGTgtcttctctctgtgtgtgtgtatgtgtgtgtgtgtgtgtgtgtgtgtgtgtgtgtgttaagacaCTACACTGTTGGACTTGGGAGTACATCTGGACAGAGAAACAAAAGTTCTTCAACAGCAAGACAAACTCTTAAAGCAGTTGGAACGAACACTGCATCTTCTACAGGACAATCACAGGTAAAGTCCTTTACCATTAGTCTCTACTAGTTTATAAATATTAGGTCATATTGAATCATTTGATCATTGTTTAATTATAGATCCAATTAAAATTAGACTTGAATCAAAATCCAGGCCTGTAAATACAAAAATCCCTTTAACCTAATCCTTTGACAAAGTAATATAAATggtatttatttaacagtatttttatttcctgatgtagtaatatatgcttttttttttttctagatccTTGGTATCCCGTAATGACTTGCTGCAGAATTTGATCAAAAGAACCAGCAAAATGCAGTAAAACATTATAAATGTACTGAATCAATATTGGTAAAATGAAcagtttgtatatttaactgtatatgtttttaaaGTCTGAACTTTAAATGCATTTCTTCTTTGTTATAGTATGTCTTATATGcctaaatgatttaaaatagtAAAGGTGCTACTGTTCTCTAATTCctctgtgtatataaatatattaaagcagGTACCATTACAGTGAGTGACGATTAAATTGGAATAACCATCtttacaataaacaataaatagttatcttaaaaaaaatacatctgaAGTGTTTATGTGGGGTTTATGAACGCTCCacgtagaaccctacaacagagcaTGCCTCTTTGATAAACTGATCTATGATAGATCATAATTATGTGATCATTTCTATGAATGTGTATTTCCTGTATGAGCACAAGAAATATGGAGACCATGACCAAAGACTTCAAACATACGCGTTCGTACGTAAAATTCGTAACATTAGACCACCAGCAGATGGCGGTACTGATCAACAAAACACTACCTTATAGACCTGAGTCTAAAGGTGCATTCAGCTAACGCTTATAACAAGGAATTTCTGATCTCTGACTAGGAAAAAAACGAAGAAAAGTCCCTTCAACCCCGACCTTCCTGACTCACCGAATGACTCTCAATCAGCATAGACATATTAGTTGGTTAAATCTTTAACAGTGACCAATTGCTGTccaataaagtaaataaatcacaaactcATGATCACTCAttttagctggctagcttgtttctaacaaaacacacactttcatggAGGGTTTCATGCTTTTCTCACTTTGGTGCACGAACATGCCGagcatgaaataataataataataataataataataatggtttaAGCCATGCCTTTAGCATCACCATATATGGTAATATCCTTTTAAAAAGGCAAGCATTCAGTTTGTGCCAATTGCATCTTAAGTGATATCACATTTCAACAGTATTGCTGTTTTACAAGAGAAACCAGAGTGGATGTCATTCTCTTCTATCTACTTTTAAACTGCGGCCCCATCGAGGTCTGAGTTTTCTCATCAGATAatctgtcatatatatatatagttgttgTTGAGAACCAATCTGCAAGTTATAGCAGTTCATATAGTTGAACCCCTCCATCTTACCTTTTTTCTCAAAGCCATAGTGCCATCTGGTGGCAGAAATTTCAGAGCTCATCCACTGATCAGCTGAATGTTAAACATATCCAGTGAAATCATACTTACCAagtatctattttattttaattttcattgTTATTTTCACCCACTTTATAGCTTTTTAGCTGCTCATTCCCTCCTCAAACACTCtctatttctgtttttaatgagtttaaatatattttattgcttATATTCCTGATTTGAGtcctaaataaacacacacacttccatatATAATGGAACCGTTCATGAAAAtaaccagacaaaaaaaaaaaaaaacccaataatgAACAATGAGCAATATATTGAGTTTAAACTTACAGTGATGTTCTATAGTTTTAGTGCTACATGTTTCCCCACAAAACATTGACTTCAAAATGATTGGCACCAcggtaattaattaattaagccTGACAGGTCCTGGAGAGCGAAACAGCACCAAGTTCCTTTCTGTAATCACTAACAAGCTTGTAGAGATGTGTAGACGATCTTCATCCACTTCATTTTGTTGATGTgtggggtggtgtgtgtgtgtgtgttacggttGTCACGGTACCAACATTTCAGTAGTCGGTACTAATACCAGTAAAATTCCACGGTACTCTGTACCAATTTCGGtaccaaagcaaaacacaaaaacatgctaattaaacatactatttttattaaccaagttaaatatcaatataaaatgtgtttttaaaaatggcattcTGTATACTTCAAGTATATCATTATTAAAGCTACTAGGAGTTATCCGGACaagagtagaaatgttttttttttttctgactgaCTGATATTAAAGACATAAAAAAGTGCTAGCCACACACctattattttctaacaaataaaTTTTCCTCTCGTGTGTACAATTAATAAACCCCCTCCTGACCGTATTAACGTTAAACGCGCGATGTTTTCTTGCAATAATACACTCTAATTAAACTATGCTACAACATTCACAATGCAACCGCTGCCATCATTTTAAACTCATCTGTTTGAACTCCTTGCATAAATACTGCGGTTAAGCAGCAGCTCTTCCTGAAAACACATTTAATCTATCcgcacataattttttttttttggagcagcTTTTACACACTTAGCGGTAATAGCACCAAAAGCGGAAAACGAGCGTCTGCGATAaacacatgtatttcgcctactatatagtaggtaagtatgcggtttcggacgcagccatggTAACCAGGGGAGCTGCTACTGCTTTGGCTCTTCTTGTTGCACGGTGCACCCATGAAATATTCCCGACTGACTACATGTCAGGCAGCGCGTCAGTACCGGGTTGACCCGTTACTACCGGCACACGCTGAGAATCAGAATAACCCGTGTGTAAATAACCTAAAGGAGTTCTCCATCAGCTGAATGGAAGTGACGGAACAAGGCGAGATGTGAAATAAGATCATTATTTACAGTGCGGGACGTTAATGagatgttatatttattatcaaaATATTTAAACGTCTCTCCCAAAAGGATGCCCAcggtaaaacaacaacaacaacaacaattacaaCAACAAACTTCCAGACACCTGGAGTTATGGatgtcaaaataaatgaaactttatttaaaacaaataaagtgagacagtctgcaggaAGTCTgaattgtacacacacaaacattgttGGAAAACCCTGAATGGGTGTcaactcatcgcagggcacaatcgcacaacCATTTACACAATTTGGGAATGCGGATCAGGCatcgcatgtctttggacagctGAAGGAAAGAGGAGTATGTTATGATGTTTAtagtgtgctatgacttttctAACTGATCGGAATTACGGTTTATTTATaacactatctatctatctatctatctatctatctatctatctatctatctatctatctatctatctaatctaatttacaaacaaagcgatatatcaagcggtgaacaatacaagtagtactACTATACAatatctttaattgagttctagaaaagcaaagtgtgcagagtagaggtgtaagtcccagagtaggtttttttttttttttttttttttttttttttttgtggattttttttttttaatgataatgtggggttggcaatTTAGGGGTTAGTtgggtgttcacggaagaggtgggtctttagttgttttttgaagatagtgacagattatGCTGTCCGGAATGAGTTTGGAATTTccttccaccactgagggacttTCACCTTCAAACTATCTTCAAGTTTATGAAACAGTTTCATACTTCCAGACTGGCTTTGTCAAGCCAACTTGAAAGGTTGTCGTGACAAACTTTACCTATCTAGTTAACTTGCAAATGAGCAAATACAAGGAACCACGAATGTAGCATAAAACGCAcacgtgtatttttttttaaatgtccacCAGAGGGCGTCATTTCAACTCCACTTTTAAGCTTCAGCAGTTAATGGAGACCTAGAACAGCACATTTGGGTGGTGAAAAGAGGATCCACAGCACAACAGCGCTCTTAAACTTCTATAACCCGGTGAGtactttaaaaatttaaaaaaaaaaaaaaaattacaatactTTGGTCGTTTTAGGGTGAGATATGTATTATGTAagcaattattaaataaataaataaaaataggatTGCCTTCTAGGTGCTATTAAAAAATCAGTCTGTTTCAGTTTAACCGGTTTTGCTGTGTGTTCTCAGCAATACATGATTATGCCTAAACTTGTCAGATTTTCTATACAGTATGTGGGATGTGATAATCATCAGATACATGACACATATCACATTCCCTAATGAATTATCTCCTGCTTTGGTAAATTAACAAgttgttttgtgttcatttgtaaacaaacaaacaaacaaataaataaataatcagtctTTTCACTTAAGTAAGCTTATAATCTTCACTCCGTACATGTTTCTGATCCTAACTCAGTATAAAACAATGGACCCACAGACACTTTCTCTTTATCTGActatgaaaatatttttggaaaaacaaacaaaaacagtacaCCGTGTAAAGTTAGTAGATAATGATGGACTTGGTAAATGGTAGCAAATTTGGGAAGTGTAAGTTGCTAAACAGTGCTCTGCTTGATTTCACACGAGGAAATTAATTAAGATTGAGTCgactccagaattattgacaTCCTTCAGGATCATGATAATGAGCAATACctgaataattatatattatattatatccagggttgggggttcgattcccaccgtggtcctgtgtgtgcagagtttgcatgctctcctcTGGTTTCCACACATTGTTAATATGGTAGGTTattgtgaagtaaaagaatgacacgaagataaataaagtaaataaatacagtgaaaGACAGTCATAaacattttagggggaaaaacggaggaaaaataaaaaacatacaatgacctagttgcataagtatgcacaaTAACCTAGTTCCATGAGTGTGCACATCAGTACTTTGTGGAaacaccttttgattttattataccACACAGTATTTTTGTGTGAGAGACTTGGCGATATTTTTGTACTCGTTCTTCCGAAAACGTTCTAGATCCGCCAGATCCTAAGGGGAATCTCCTGTGCTCAGCCCGCTTCAGGTCATCCAACAGATTTTCAGTTGTGTTCAGGTCTGAGttctggctaggtcattcaaaaacattgatattATTTTGGTTAAGctattcctttgttgatttggatgtatgatttgggtcactgtcatggTGAATTCCTTCTCATCTTCAGATAACTAGTGGATACCTGAAGGTTTTGCTCTAAATTCAACTGCCATTTGTAGCTTTTAATGATTCCCTCCATTTTGGTAAAaccagctgaagaaaagcagaccTAAAATATGATGCTGCAATTTTTGTTGCCAAACATAcattttggaattatggaattatgaTACCTTtaggaattggtctcatcagaccattacacattttgccacatggtttggggtgatttagttgtgcttggatgttttttgtgagaaagagCTCCTGTCTAACCCTCCCTACCCCagagcccagacatgtgaagaatgagagattgttgttACATgtagagagtaatcagtacttgtcagatattcctgcaactcctttaatgttgccatagGTCTCTTGGAAGCCTCCCTGTTTTTGGTGGTCACTGTGTTGCTActttttctctatttgttgatgATTGCCTTCATCGTGTTCCACGGTGAATCTAATgtgttggaattttttttataccccTGTCATATTCTCACCTTTCAACGAGTGAGACCCTATACAGGCTTTGTCAGTTCTTTGGTTTCAGcaatcagatgaaaccaagatgatgtgaagaaaatcctacagaaacagctggtctttatttggggttaatcttcataatataattaattcCATGTCAAGTCGATTAGTTTAGTAGACCAGTAACACATCAACTCcttttaaatgtgttcatttattagcatttatcttaaaaaaaaaaaaaaaaaatgcataaatggATTAAACATATATCACATACAAAACGGATGAACAGACTGGACATAATGGGgattaaatgtgattaaattttgTATCATTAGCACACTTTGTCAGTAGCCGAGTTTACGGCTCTGAGCTAATGCTTTATTTTGCCTCCTAGTggaataacaatagtaataataatagctcTTTTCTCAAATTTTTCAGTTGTTACATTCACTTACGATCCCGTCCAGTTACGGGATGATTGTCAATAAATTTGGTGGGCTGTATTAGAACCTTAATAGGACTGTATGTTTGACACCCTTGGTTTGTGCAGTAATTGTTACCATTATCttgaaaggtgccaataattatggagttgACAATATGTGAATTAATTTtcataaattaatatttttaaatgcaatagGTAGACCATTTGATATACAAAGGtaagaaaatacaaaacaatactGAAGATGACTTCACTCATGTCCACTTTAGCAACATTGAAATATTTCGGCAGTatcaaaattattatatttatatttcttacaAAACaccatgtatataaatatatgtacattgtaaagttgttttgttttgacagCACACGGTTATGCAATTATGTGTGAGTAATTTTTTATGTGTTCATAGCTGTTAACGAGAACCAGACCATGTTAACCCTCAAAGGACTGGGCGTATGTGAGCTGAGCCTGTGCTGTGCTTTCCTCCTCCTTCTGCGTGGAGTGCAGTCTGATTCCAGTAAAACTTTGGAGCTGATGTCTATGTACCGACTGATAGATGGGTAATGATACCCGCTGCTTTTTCTCGCTTTAGATAATTCACAGGCGGTATAATTCAGAGTTTATTATCTCCAGTTGTGGAAACATCATTGCCTTCCAAAGTTTCCTAAAACTCGATCGAACCAGAAGAAAAAATTCATGGCACTCAGGACAAAAATCAGAAACCATAAACTAGAAACCAAGAgact is part of the Ictalurus punctatus breed USDA103 chromosome 27, Coco_2.0, whole genome shotgun sequence genome and harbors:
- the LOC108259140 gene encoding leucine-rich repeat-containing protein 36; translated protein: MNSGKAAKEKKKTQSDQRDLMSNTLVSADKELRQFGVMELHNSSLDEYDKLSPGPSHSVLRSPSSPPPRSKDLRVTFQQERSNSFPKTMPFCRIIKQNASPLLSRTDQQSVLTRTQSTPEIRSLYLDSEPTEGTNKHWDKNFRDAVLSWTSMNHPLAETHTELESHTDRLLRLTRDLYESTHLPDAAIQFFEMRQEERSPVHRLCMNSFLQPDKQETEQTSKQRLKTKEQLIVPEAQGSSLSGPAVQPCGPDVCAVLRTLLDLVDEHWNGQNSLHLNLNFMAKAILLLLPLTNPVPPSQSEDKYIRGRKDEQKGKRESREWWDVEKSRQVKSMLGNEQGGNEECESCGEHRSAIDVSKVRQLKRQLAKTQHEQESLKTRLILALKENFVLRAEKMKIITTLENDTTLLDLGVHLDRETKVLQQQDKLLKQLERTLHLLQDNHRSLVSRNDLLQNLIKRTSKMQ